From a single Pieris napi chromosome 7, ilPieNapi1.2, whole genome shotgun sequence genomic region:
- the LOC125051421 gene encoding uncharacterized protein LOC125051421 isoform X2: MPFKRNWDASCPRVWDKWEANGQEWVVQDLDPKDDEEALDILLEHLCTDETLCSLSKLSEDEESIKGMKKFWVPCIAQRMSLALYTWVDGKKTLVALNVCVVMSAGDTFPDVEIEGEKWKNVFKALEYVEIKQDPHKYLELDSLLHAFGLVVKRDYRGQRLGAKLLAAREPLSKAHGIKGTTTVFTGPASQKLAASCGFESICEASWKDLVDSGLDYPPDTNKYIKLMVKRFD; the protein is encoded by the exons atgccttttaaaagaaattgggATGCATCGTGTCCTCGAGTTTGGGATAAATGGGAGGCTAACGGCCAGGAGTGGGTTGTCCAGGACTTGGACCCGAAAGACGACGAAGAGGCACTTGACATTTTACTGGAACATCTTTGTACTGATGAAACTCTTTGCTCCTTAAGCA AGCTTTCGGAAGATGAAGAAAGTATCAAGGGTATGAAGAAGTTCTGGGTACCCTGTATAGCGCAGAGGATGAGTCTAGCACTCTACACCTGGGTAGATGGTAAGAAGACCCTGGTAGCTTTAAACGTGTGCGTCGTCATGTCTGCTGGTGATACTTTTCCAGATGTTGAG ATCGAAGGTGAGAAATGGAAGAACGTGTTTAAAGCGCTTGAGTACGTGGAAATCAAGCAAGATCCACACAAATACTTGGAACTGGATTCGCTGTTACATGCATTTGGGCTTGTTGTAAAGAGAGACTACAGAGGACAAAGGCTTGGTGCCAAATTGTTGGCTGCTAG AGAGCCACTATCAAAAGCACATGGGATCAAAGGTACTACGACGGTATTTACGGGTCCAGCATCACAGAAATTGGCGGCTAGCTGTGGCTTCGAAAGTATTTGCGAAGCATCCTGGAAGGACCTGGTTGATTCAGGATTAGACTATCCTCCtgatactaataaatatattaaacttatgGTTAAGCGATTTGACTAA
- the LOC125051421 gene encoding uncharacterized protein LOC125051421 isoform X1 — protein MPFKRNWDASCPRVWDKWEANGQEWVVQDLDPKDDEEALDILLEHLCTDETLCSLSKLSEDEESIKGMKKFWVPCIAQRMSLALYTWVDGKKTLVALNVCVVMSAGDTFPDVESPGSLDINLKEIEGEKWKNVFKALEYVEIKQDPHKYLELDSLLHAFGLVVKRDYRGQRLGAKLLAAREPLSKAHGIKGTTTVFTGPASQKLAASCGFESICEASWKDLVDSGLDYPPDTNKYIKLMVKRFD, from the exons atgccttttaaaagaaattgggATGCATCGTGTCCTCGAGTTTGGGATAAATGGGAGGCTAACGGCCAGGAGTGGGTTGTCCAGGACTTGGACCCGAAAGACGACGAAGAGGCACTTGACATTTTACTGGAACATCTTTGTACTGATGAAACTCTTTGCTCCTTAAGCA AGCTTTCGGAAGATGAAGAAAGTATCAAGGGTATGAAGAAGTTCTGGGTACCCTGTATAGCGCAGAGGATGAGTCTAGCACTCTACACCTGGGTAGATGGTAAGAAGACCCTGGTAGCTTTAAACGTGTGCGTCGTCATGTCTGCTGGTGATACTTTTCCAGATGTTGAG TCGCCAGGGTCTTTAGACATCAATCTTAAAGAG ATCGAAGGTGAGAAATGGAAGAACGTGTTTAAAGCGCTTGAGTACGTGGAAATCAAGCAAGATCCACACAAATACTTGGAACTGGATTCGCTGTTACATGCATTTGGGCTTGTTGTAAAGAGAGACTACAGAGGACAAAGGCTTGGTGCCAAATTGTTGGCTGCTAG AGAGCCACTATCAAAAGCACATGGGATCAAAGGTACTACGACGGTATTTACGGGTCCAGCATCACAGAAATTGGCGGCTAGCTGTGGCTTCGAAAGTATTTGCGAAGCATCCTGGAAGGACCTGGTTGATTCAGGATTAGACTATCCTCCtgatactaataaatatattaaacttatgGTTAAGCGATTTGACTAA